GGTCGCGTCCCAATAACACAAAGCCCCGACGGAAATGGCCGAGCCGGTCGCCTTGGGGAAGTCGAAGATGCCATCAACGGCCAGCGCCCCAAGAGTGTTGGCCGGAATATCCACCTTGGCCACGCCGACCAGTTCGCCCTGGATGACGACCGCGCCCGCCGTCACGGCCGAGCCGGGGGTGTAGTCGATGCTACTTCCATCGTGAATGAACGTTGCCATGTCGGTTTGCTCCTATGACTGCGAGGCTTATGCCTCGCCCTTCATCTTCACGCCTGCCCGGTAGTCCTGGAGGGCAACGCCGAAGTCGAAATACCCGCGGAACTGAATGCCCAGGACGTTGAAGTCGGCGTCCGCTCGCTCCACCGTCGGGGTCTGCTGCCCGTTAAGGAAGGCCACCTCGATAACCGGCAGATCGTCGGGGTCGGCCAGCAGATACCACGCCTTGGCCGAGGTGCCGCTGATGCTGG
The genomic region above belongs to Phycisphaerae bacterium and contains:
- a CDS encoding DUF2190 family protein, which codes for MATFIHDGSSIDYTPGSAVTAGAVVIQGELVGVAKVDIPANTLGALAVDGIFDFPKATGSAISVGALCYWDATNQRATTTASGNKLIGKCVKAAADTDTTVRVRMSQ